In Streptomyces sp. Li-HN-5-11, the sequence GCCGCCTCGCCTTGGGGGTACGGCGACGCGGTCGTCCCCGACCACAGGGGGACGGTCGGCGGGTGCAGACGGAAGCGGCGGGCGGCGTCCTCGATCCCGGCGAGGTAGGGCCTGAGCATCGGGGTGTGGAAGCCGGACCGGAACGGCAGCACCTGGCAGAGCACGCCCTGCGCCCGGAAGGACCGGACGAAGTCCCGCACGGCCTCGTCCGGACCGCACACCATCGACTGGTTCGGCGCGTTGTCGTGGGAGAGCACGACTCCGGCCGCCGCCCATCCCTCCTCCTCGAGGGCGGCGAGCACGCGCGTGGCGGGCGCTCCGACGGCGCCGAAGACCAGCCCCGGCACGGCCACGCTGCCGGGGTCGAACGACGCCATGAAGTCGCTGACCTCGTCCGCCGCGTACACACCCGCGGCCGCCATCGCCGTCCACTCGCCGATGCTGTGCCCGGCGACCGCGTCGGGCACGACGCCCATCCGGCGCAGCGCGGTGTCCAGGAGCAGGCCGACGGAGACGACCTGGAAGCCGTGCCGGCCGACGTCCTTCACCTGCGCGTCGGACCGGATGCCGGGAAGGCCGAAATGGGCGGCCACATCGTCCACCCGGGGAGCGAACTCGGCCTCCAGGCCGGGAAAGACGAACGCCAGCCGCCCGCCTGGACGAACCGGCGTGAACCACACGTCGCTGCGGCCCTGCCAGGCACGGCCCTTGGCGACCGCCTTGCGCGCCAGCGCCAGCTTCCTGGCCGTCGGGGCGACGACGCCCAGCCGGCAGCCGCTCGCCGACGTGTGCGGACGTGTGGCGTCGAGACCGGCGTCCAGTACGGAGGAGTCGTCGGCGGCCAGCAGTCCGGCCAGATGCTCGGGGCTGTCGGCGGTGAGCAGCAGCACCCGTTCGGGCTCGGAGACGACGGCCTTCGGGCGTCGGGAGGCCCGCGCGCCGGGCGCCTCCTCCAGCACCACGTGCGCGTTGATGCCGCCGAAGCCGAACGCGTTGACTCCGGCGCGGCGCACCGGCCGCTCGGGGCCGGTCTCCCACGGCGCCGCCTTGTCCAGCGGACGGAACCGGGTGGCCTCGAGCGCGGGGTGCGGGTCGTCGCAGTGCAGGGTCGGCAGGAGCATGCCGTGGTGGAGGGCGAGAGCGGCCTTGACCAGGCCGGCGACTCCGGCGGCCGGCATGGTGTGTCCGATCATCGACTTCACGGAGCCGATCACGGCCGGCTCCCCCGTCGCGTCCGGCCCGAACACCGCGGCCAGTGTGGCCAGTTCAGCCGCGTCCCCGGCCGGCGTCGCGGTGCCGTGCGCCTCCAGCAGGCCGATCGAACCGGGGGCGGCCGGGTCGACGCCCGCCACGTGCCACGCACGCCGGACGGCTTGCGTCTGGCCGCCCGGGTCCGGGTTGACGAGGCCGGCCGCGCGGCCGTCGCCGGCCACGCCGGTGCCGCGGATCACGGCGTAGACACGGTCACCGTCGCGTTCGGCGTCGGCCAGCCGCTTCAGTACGACCACTCCCGTGCCCTCGCCGATCAGGATGCCGTCGGCGTCCCGGTGGAAGGGGCGGATGCGCTGGCTCGGGGAGAGCGCGCGGAGCTGGGAGAACACGCTCCACAGCGTGATGTCGTGGCAGTGGTGCACACCTCCGGCGAGCATCAGGTCGCAGCGTCCGACGGACAGTTCGGCCACCGCCTGGTCGACGGCGATCAGCGACGACGCGCAGGCGGCGTCCACGGTGTAGGCGGGACCGCGCAGGTCGAGACGGTTGGCGATCCGTGAGGCGGCGAGGTTGGGCACCAGGCCGATGGCCGACTCGGGGCTGTCGGGGCCGAGCCGGTGGGTGAACGCTTCCCGCACCCGCGTGAGTTGACTCGATGTCAGCTCGGGGAGCAGTTCGCTCAGGGTGCGCACGAGCTGTCCCGCCGTACGGACCCGCTGGTCGAGCCGGGCCAGTCCCGGGGTGAGGTAGCCGCCCCGGCCCAGTACGACACCGACGCGGTGCCGGTCGGGCAGACGGTCCTCGCCGCCCGCGTCGGCGATGGCCTCGGCGGCCACGCGCAGGGCGATGAGCTGGTCGGGTTCGGTGCCTGCCACCGAGTTCGGCATGATGCCGAACCGGGTGACCTCCACCTCGGCGAGGCCGTCGACGAAACCACCGCGCCGGCAGTACACCTGGTCGGCGACGGACGGGCCGGCGGCGGATCCCGGCCGGTAGTAGTGGTCGGTGTCCCAACGTCCTTCGGGTACGTCCGTGATGGCGTCCCTGCCGTTCAGCAGGTTCTGCCAGTAGGCGTCCAGTCCGGCGGCACCGGGCAGCAGCACCGACATGCCCACGATCGCTACCGGTGTCTGCGAGGCCGTCTGTAAGGCGCCGGTCATGTCACCAGCCCGAGGCGGTGTAGACGACGGCGGTCGACTCGTCGCCGTAGGCGAGCTCGCGCAGCAGCGCCGCGGTGCCCTCCTCCGGGTCGATCAGCCTGATCCCGCGCCGGGCGTACTCGCGCCCGAGTTCCGGGGTCACCATGCCCGCGTGGCCTCCGGTCGGCGCCCACGGGCCCCAGTGCACGGTCAGCGTCCGTCGTCCGGTGCGGGCCGACCAGGCGGCGGCGAGGCACTGCAGGGCGTCGTTGGCGGCCGCGTAGTCGGCCTGGCCGCGGTTGCCGAGGACGGCCGAGACGCTGCCGAACAGGACGGTGAACGCGGGTCCGTTCGGGAGTTGCTCCAGTGCCGTCAGCAGCGTCTCGGCGCCGCTCGTCTTCGTTGCGTACACCCGCTGGAAGGACTCCGCGGTCTTCTCGGCGATCAGCCGGTCCTCGATCACCCCGGCCGCGTAGACGACACCGTCCAGGCGGCCGTGCTCCGCGTACGTCTCCTTCACCGCCTGAAGCGCGGCGCCCGGTTCCCGGAAGTCGACGCTGTGGTAGCGGGCCGGACTGCCGAGGGCCGCCAGCTCCTCCAGGGTGGCCGTGATCTCACGCTGCGCCAGGACGAGTCCGGCGGCGCGGTTAATCTCGGACGCGCTCATGTCCTTTTGGGCGGCGAGCGCGGCGCGCAGTTCGGCAGGGGTGCGGGCGGCGGCGGTCCGCGGATCCTCGCGGCCGCTCGGCGCGGGCGTACGTCCGAGGAGTTCGATGCGGCACCGGGAGGCCGAGGCGAGCGCGGCGGCGAACTTCGCGGTGATGCCGCGGGCCCCGCCGACCAGCAGCACCACGGAGTCCCGGTCCAGCCCCAGCGCGGCGGCTTCGGCGGCCCCGTCGCCGGCCGGTCCGGCGCCGTTGGTGGCGAGCACGCCGAGAGGGGTCTCGACCAGCTCCAGCCCGTGCCGGCCGGCGGCCGTGCGCAGAACGACGGGAGCGTCGGCCCCGGGCAGCAGCAGCTCGGCCACCAGCGCGTCGGCGACGGCCGTGGGCGAGGTGTCGTCGAGGTCGACCACCCGCGCGAGGGTCTCGGGGTACTCGCGCGCGACGGTACGGAACAGGCCGTGCAGTCCGGCCGAACGGAGGGCGTCCACCGGTCGTACGGCGAGCAGCAGGCGCGGGGCGTGGCGCAGCGCGGCCTGGAACGCGGGGAAGGCGGCGGGCAGGACGGGAGGGCCGGTGGGGGTGAGGGAGTCGAGGTAGAGGATGCCGTCCACCGGGCCGTCGTCCTCCGTGAGACGGTCGTCCGACGCGAGGTGCTCCGCCTGGGCGCCGTGCACGGTGAGCCGGGCCAGGACTTCCTCGCACACGTCCCGGCAGTGGCTGCCGCCGACGACGACGAACCGCCGGCCGGCCAGGGCGGAGGACGAGTCCGCGGGGCCGCTCGCGTCCTGCTGCTCCAAGAGCACCGGCCGCAGCTGGAAACGCTTCGGTGCCTCGCCGGTCACCGCCGGGAACCCCTGCGGCTCCTGGGGTCCGCCTGGCGCCGGGGGCTCGGGCTCCAGCGGCGGCTCGGACCGCCCGCTCACGCCACCCGCGGCGGGTCCCGTCAGTCGCGCCGCGAGCCACCCGGCCACCGCGGCCGCGGTACGGGCCTTCGTCAGGTCCTCCAGCTCCGCGTCGTCAAGGCCGGTGACGTCCGCGCCGCCGTCGGCACCCAGGCGTTTGGCCAGCTCACCGGCGATCTCCGCACGCTTGATCGAGTCGATGCTGAGGTCCGCCTCGAGGTCGAGGCCGGGCTCGATCATGTCGACGGGGTAGCCGGTGCGCTCGCTGATGATCTCCAGCACGGTCCGGAGCACGTCCGCCTCCGTGACGGGCGCCGGCGCGGGTGCCGGTTCCGGGTGGAGCACTGGCTGCTGGAGCGCCGGAGACCCGGCCGCCGGCGCGGGCTGATCCCGGGCGAGGCCGGGGAGGGCGGGCCGGACGGCGCCGACCGCGGCGGGAGTGGGCACCGCCGGAGCCTGCCACTGCCCTCGCGCGGCACCGAAGTACGTCAGCATGACATCGCGCTGCGCTGCCACCATCTCCCGGCTCGTGCGCAGGAAGTCGGCGATCAGCGCTTCCGGGTCGGCAGGGCCGGGGACACCCTGCGGGGGGTTCGTCGTCACAGTGGTCTCCACAACGCGTCGGGCCGGTGCGAGGGCACCGGGGAGGAGATCTCCGGCGGCGGTACGGACCAGTTGTCCGTCGACCGTCCAGCCGGGCCGCGTGGGTGCGGGCGTCCGGGCCGCGTCGACGGCGTCGCGTCCCTGGAAGAGCCGCCCGGTGCGCACCGGCAGTCCCGCGACGGCCAGTTGGGCCAGAGCGTCGAGCCAGCCGCGCAGTCCGCTGCCGGGGCGCGGCTCGCACGCGACGGTGCGGTGCGGTCGGTCGCCGAGGATCTGGGACACCAGGCGCGTAAGGACACAGCCGGGGCCCGCCTCGACGAAGATCCGCGCCCCCGCCGCGTACATGGCCTCGATCTGCGCGACGAAGCGCACCTGTGCGCCGATCTGCGCGGCCAGTTCCGCGCGGACCGCGCCGGCGTCGTCGCCGTAGGGAGCGGCGGCGCGGTTGGACCACACCGGGAACTCGGGCACTCCCACGGCCTGCTGGGCGAGCGCCTGGGCGAACCGCTTTCCGGCGTCGGCCACCAGGGGGCTGTGGAAGGCGCAGGCCACGGGGATGCGCTTGGCGCCGAGACCGGCGCGGCGCAGCAGCCGCACCGCGGCGGCGACGTCCTCCGTCGGGCCGGAGACGACGGTCTGCCGGGGCGCGTTGTGGTTGGCGACGACGACCGAGGCCGGGGCGCCGCTCTCACGCAGGGCACGCTCGACGTCCTCGGGGCTCGCCGCGACGGCGGCCATCGTCCCGGGGTCGTCCCCTCCCGTGGCCGCAAGGATCGCCGCCGCGCGTTCGGCGCTCAGCTGCAGCAGGGCCTCCGGCTCGATGGCGCCGGCCGCGCACAGGGCGACCAGCTCGCCGTAACTGTGGCCGGCCGCCATGTCCGGCCGTACGCCGACGGCGGTGAGCAGGGCGTGGGCGGCGAGCCCGGCGACGCCCAGCGCGGGCTGGGCGACCCGGGTGTCGGTGAGGGCGGCCTGGTGGCGGCCCCTGGCGGCGTCGTCGAAGGCGGTGGGCGGGTAGAGCGCGCCGGCGTGGTCGCGTCCGAGGTGCAGATAGCGCTGGAGCTCGGGGAAGGCGATGAACACATCCGCGAGCATCCCGGGTCGCTGACTGCCCTGCCCGGGGAAGAGGAAGGCGACCTTGCCGCCGGCTGCCGCCGTCTCGTCCCCGGCGTCCGCCCGTCCGGCCACGGTCTCCCGGCCACCGCACGCCGGGGACGGCGATGCGGCGGATGCTGCCGGGCGCGGCACAGGCGCCGGCCCCGGCATTCCGGCTCCCGCCACCTCTGGCCCGGCCCCCGCCACCTCTGGCCCGGCTCCCCCGGATGCGCGGGCATCGGTGTCCCGGCCACCCGCGAGGTCCCGGCCACCCGCGAGATGGATTCCCGCCGCAGGATCGTGCTCGCCCGCCAGCGCTCTGCGCAGCTGAGCGACCAGGCCGCCCGGGCCCTCCACCGCCGTGGCGACCACCGCCACCTGTACCGGCGCCCGGCCGGCATCGGAACGCCGGGAGGCGCTCAGGGCGAGGTCGCGCAGGCGCCACGGGCGGCCGTCGGTCTCGGCGACCTCAAGGATCTCCTCGACGGCGCGGTGCGCAGCCGCCATGTCCTTCCCGCGGAAGGTGAACAGCTCGGCCGGCCAGGCGTCCAGGCCGTGGACCGGCGGTACGGCGTCACCGTAACCGCCCAGCACCACATGGAAGTTGGTACCGCCGAAGCCGAACGCGCTCACACCGGCGAGCCGCTCACCGGCCGGAGCCGCCCAGGGCCGCGCCTCGGTGTGGAAGACGAACGGGCTGTCCTCCTCCCGCCACGCCGGGTTGGGCCGCTCCACGTGAAGCGTCGGCGGTCTCACCCCGGTGTGGAGGGACAGCACGGTCTTGATCAGGCCCGCGAGACCGGCGGCGCACTTGGTGTGCCCGATCTGCGACTTCACCGAGCCGAGCGCACAGCCTCCCGTCCGAGCACCGGCCTCGGTGAACACCTCGCTGAGAACGGTCAGTTCGGTGCGGTCGCCGACCACTGTCCCCGTGCCGTGCGCCTCCACCAGTCCGACTTCGGCCGGTGAGACGCCGGCGTTGCGGTACGCCCGCTGCAGTGCGGTCCGCTGACCCTCCGGGCGGGGTGCGGTCAGGCCGCGCGAGCGGCCGTCGCTGGAGCTTCCGACTCCCTTGATCACTCCGTAGATCCGGTCACCGTCGCGTTCGGCGTCCGCCAGTCGCTTCAGGACGACGCAGGCGACGCCCTCGCCGAGCGCGATACCGTCCGCCGAGCTGTCGAAGGCGCGGCACCGTCCGCTCGGGGAGAGGGCGTGCACGGAGGAGAAGAGGGTGTAGTCGTTGATGCCGTTGTGCAGGTCGGCGCCCCCGCACAGGACGACGTCGCTGGTGCCGCCGACGAGCTCCTTGCAGGCGACGTCGACGGCGGCGAGCGAGGACGCGCACGCGGCGTCGACCGTGTAGTTGGCACCGCCGAGGTCGAGCCGGTTGGCGATCCGGCCCGAGATGACATTGGACAGCATGCCGGGAAACGAGTCCTCGGTGAGCCTGGGCAGTTGCTCGTCCAGTCCGTCGGGCACCTTCCCGTAGTAGGACGGCAGTACGGCCCGCAGGGTGGCCGCGTTGGACAGGTCACTGCCAGCCTCGGCACCGAACACGACGGAGGTGCGCGCGCGGTCGAACTCCCTTCCCCCGTCGCCGTATCCGGCGTCCTCCAGTGCGCGCCGGGCCGCCTCCAGGGACAGCAGCTGGACGGGCTCGATGCTGCCCAGGGAGGCCGGCGGGATGCCGTAGCGGAGCGGGTCGAAGGGGATACGGGGCAGGAAGCCGCCCCACTTCGACGCCGTGGCACCGTCCGTGCCGGGGGAGTAGTGCACGGTGGGGTCCCAGCGCTCGGGCGGCACCTCGCCGACCGCGTCGTGACCGGCGAGGACGTTCGCCCAGAAGGCGGCGAGGTCGGGGGCCTGCGGGAACATGCAGGCCATGCCGACGACAGCGATGTCAAGTGGTGCGGGCGCGTCGGGCGTCACGGAGCGGTCCCTGCCCAGTCGTTCGCGCGCCGTGCTCGCCCTGGCGGCGAGGAAGTCCACGGCGCCGTCGGTCACCGAACGGTGCAGTGCGCCGATGGTCGTCGTCGCCGAGCGGAGCACCGCCACCTCTCCGGCCATGAACATGCCCTCGGCGAGCTGGCGTTCCGTGCCGACGGCGATGAGCGCTCCTGCGGCGTCCCGCTCGACTCCCTTGCTGGCGATGCGCAGCCGGCCCACGTTGAGCCGCTCCAGCTCCTCCCAGATCCGGCGCTCGGGCACACCCCGCGCGCGTAACCCGGCCTCGAACTTCTGGTAGCCGTCGCTGAACGGGCTGGGCACGCAACGGGTGGCGTGGCCGGGCGCGGTCTTGAGCAGCGTGGTCCGGCGCGCGCCTACGACCTGTTCCTGGAAGAGAGGCTGGACGGCACCGCAGGTCACCGCCTCCTCGGTGAACAGGTAGGCGGTGCCCATGAGGACGCCGACGCGTGCGCCGCGTGCGGTCAGCGGGGCGGCGAGTGCCGCGACCATCGCGGCCGACCGCTCGTCGTGGACGCCGCCCGCGAAGAACACCTCGACGGCCTCCGCCGTGCCCTCTTCGGCGCCCAGAAAGTCGTCCAGAACGGCGAGTTGGGCCTCCCAGAGCGGGAAGCTGCCCCGCGGGCCGACGTGGCCGCCGCACTCCGCGCCCTCGAACACGAACCGGCGCGCTCCCGCCTCCAGGAACTGCCGCAGCAGCCCCGGTGAGGGCACATGGAGGAAGGTGCTGATGCCGGCCCGTTCCAGCGCCTCGGCCTGGGCCGGCCGCCCGCCCGCGATGATCGCGTGGGTGGGACGTAACTCCCGTACGGCCTCCAGCTGGGCGGCGCGCACGTCCTCCGGCACGAAGCCGAGGACACCGACTCCCCAGGGCCGGCCGGCCACGGCGGCGCGGGTCTCGGTCAGCACCGTGCGCGCCTGTTCACCGCTCGCGAGCGCGAGCGCGACGAACGGCAGGGCGCCCTCACCTGCGACGGCCGCCGCGAACCGGGCCTGGTCGCTGACCCGGGTCATCGGCCCCTGGGCGACGGGCAGTTCGGTGCCGAGCGCCCGGCTCATCGGGGATCCGGGTCGCAGCGCCGCGGCCGGTCCGTCGTCGCGCACGGCCTCCCGTACGGCGCAGGTCAGTGCGCGGACCGTCCCACTGGTGTCGCCCCAGCGCTCGGCGAAGCGGGCGGCGAGGAAGCCGTCCTGGCCCACGGGGAGCAACTGGGTGCACGGATCCTGAGCGCCGAGCGCCGCGGACACCTGTGCCGGGTCGTCGGAGGTCACCTCCGGGGCGTCCGGGCCACGGCGGCGCAGTACCCGGTGACCGGCCACGACCGTGGTCTCGGAACCGTCCATGGACCGCAGTGCCGCGGCCGCGGCCTCCGGCAGGCCCGACTCGGCCAGCAGCGCGAGCTGACTGTCCAGGACGACCCCGGCCGCTCCGCCCGCCACCGCGGCCGCGGCCGTACGGGGGCCGATGCCGCCGCACGCCCAGACCGGCAGGTCCACGCCGGGCGCGGCGAGGAGCTGCTGGAGCAGGACGAAGGTGCTGAGCTCACCGACCCGGCCGCCGCTTTCGCTGCCGCGGGCGATCAGCCCGTGCGCCCCGGAGCGGACCGCCGCGAGCGCCTGCTCCAGGTCGGTGACCTCGACGAGCACGCGGTACTCGGCGGTGACATCGCCGATGTGCCACGGCGAGTCGGCGCCGAGGACGACGGTGTGCGGGCCGGAGGCGGTACGGCGGCCGCCGCCTCCCGCGAGCTCCGAAGGATCCGTCCGGCAGTGCGGCGCGATCCGCACGCCGAACCGGCCGGGCGCCCACTGTCTCAACCGTGCCAGTGCCTCCCGCGCTGCCCGGTCGCCGTCTCCGAGGTCGAGCACCCCGAGCCCGCCGGCCCGGCTGACCGACGCGGCGAGCCTTGCGTCCGGCTCCCGGAACGGGGTGATTCCGATGATCAGGTCTTCGGCGCGCACAGCAGAGGTCATGATTCTCCGAATGAACGGTGAAACTGCCTGGTGGGGGTTCTGCCTACCGATGACGAGCTGCTCGCGAAAACACGTCTTCACGGTTTCTCCATGACGTGCCGCGAGAATCTTGCGAGAAAAACCCGTTGAAAGCTAGACCCATGGCTACCCGCGGGTCAACAACACCTGGGACGTGCTGTGCGGAGCCGGTCCGATCCGAAGCAAACCGGTCCATCGTCCCGAGTGTTTGGAAAACGCATCAATTTCTGGCAGAGGCCCGCCATACGGATCAACGCTCACGCAAGCCGTCGGGCCTACGTCCCGCCTCCTGCGCAGGATGCTGTCACGTGGATGGGTGCTGCTGGTCGAGGAGGGCTCGTCCCAGGGGAGTGAGGGTGTGGCGCACGGTCTGGCCGAGGCGCCGGGAGGTGATCAGGCCGGCCTGGCGCAGCACGGTGGTGTGCTGGCTGGCGCCGGCCGCGGAGATGCCGAGCCGGCGGGCCAGGTCGCCGGTGCCAACGCCGTCGGCGGCTCGCAGGACGGATGCGCGGGTGCGGCCGAGCAGGGCTTCCAAGGTGTGGCCGCGGCGGGCTGGAGCACCGAAGACGTCGGCGGTTGCCAGGAAGTCGCGGGCCATCGGGTAGATGAGTATCACCTCCTGGCCGCCGGGGGCCGTGAAGACCAGGATCCGCCGGGCGAAGAACGACGGCGCGAGAATCAGGTCACGGCCACGGAGTTCCAGCCGGCGGCCGCTCAACCAGCGGGCGTACTCCACGGTCAGTACGGGCGCCCGCCAGTGGATCAATGGATGCAGCGAGGCGAGCATGCCCCCGATGCCTTCGGCCGCCATCAGCTCGGTGACAGCGACGCGCTCGGCGGTGAGACATGCGTGGATGCGATCCCAGTACGGCGCCACCGTGATCCGGTGAGCGGCGCGCAACGCCGCCGCGAAGTGGCGTACGGCGGTGGCCTGCCCCTGGGCGGCACCGGCGATCCAGTACGGCATCCGGGCCCGGAAGCCGGCAGGGTAGAGCGCGAGTTCGTCGCGCAGCCGTGTTGAGCCGAGTGTGCGGTCGATGCCTTCGGCAAGGTCGACGGTGGCTCCGGCCGGCGAGACCAGGTCCAGTAAACCGCCGCGTGCCCCCACGATGCCGCGGGCCAGCGCCGAGGCATCCGCCGGCATCCGGGGCCGGGTCCTCGCACGCCAGGCGTCGAACACGACAGCGGCGTCACCGCGTTGCAGCGCGTCCAGGCTGAGCACGGTCTCCGCCAGCGGTCCGAGCAGAGCGGTCCGGACACGGGTCAGATCGGCGAAAGTCAGCGGTATCTCCAGCATCGGTCCCCCGAGACACGGACGCTCGGCGCGGCCGCCCATACCACCGCGCCGGACGAGCAGTTGGGCTTTTCAGGCAGGGCTGAAAGGCGTTGTCGCCGATTGTCTGCCTTGCGAAGGTCCAGGGGTGAGAGCCGGACGAGTCATTCGCCGCAGTGGGCGCAGCAAT encodes:
- a CDS encoding polyketide synthase encodes the protein MTGALQTASQTPVAIVGMSVLLPGAAGLDAYWQNLLNGRDAITDVPEGRWDTDHYYRPGSAAGPSVADQVYCRRGGFVDGLAEVEVTRFGIMPNSVAGTEPDQLIALRVAAEAIADAGGEDRLPDRHRVGVVLGRGGYLTPGLARLDQRVRTAGQLVRTLSELLPELTSSQLTRVREAFTHRLGPDSPESAIGLVPNLAASRIANRLDLRGPAYTVDAACASSLIAVDQAVAELSVGRCDLMLAGGVHHCHDITLWSVFSQLRALSPSQRIRPFHRDADGILIGEGTGVVVLKRLADAERDGDRVYAVIRGTGVAGDGRAAGLVNPDPGGQTQAVRRAWHVAGVDPAAPGSIGLLEAHGTATPAGDAAELATLAAVFGPDATGEPAVIGSVKSMIGHTMPAAGVAGLVKAALALHHGMLLPTLHCDDPHPALEATRFRPLDKAAPWETGPERPVRRAGVNAFGFGGINAHVVLEEAPGARASRRPKAVVSEPERVLLLTADSPEHLAGLLAADDSSVLDAGLDATRPHTSASGCRLGVVAPTARKLALARKAVAKGRAWQGRSDVWFTPVRPGGRLAFVFPGLEAEFAPRVDDVAAHFGLPGIRSDAQVKDVGRHGFQVVSVGLLLDTALRRMGVVPDAVAGHSIGEWTAMAAAGVYAADEVSDFMASFDPGSVAVPGLVFGAVGAPATRVLAALEEEGWAAAGVVLSHDNAPNQSMVCGPDEAVRDFVRSFRAQGVLCQVLPFRSGFHTPMLRPYLAGIEDAARRFRLHPPTVPLWSGTTASPYPQGEAAVRELFVRHLLEPVRFRQLVQALYEAGHRVFVQVGTGQLGSLIADTLSGRDHLVVAANSPHRSGLAQLRRVATALWTAGAQVTPALPRRTESVRPHRPPVRLDLGGALVSLDDRTLAELRADLHTAEVRTAAPSPLDALVARSPAAAELSALLRETADTAAELITAGGRGPAGPVASAAHVPARPRPAARTPVPAPPAPPSPPAAPVQRRTTVRVSPDTMPYLLDHCFFRQRPGWPDVADRWPVVPATTIVHHLMAAAEQAAPGKRAVAVHEARFDQWVTATPPVDVAVTVTADGPDRLAVSFGTWARAVVELAARHPATPPAPWRTDTSAERAPGHTAAQLYTERWMFHGPAFQGVTELTAIGDTHVRGVITAPPAPGALLDNVGQLLGYWIMATRTERTVVFPVQIRTMRFYGPHPSPGTRVDCLIRIVSLTGTALEADARLTVDGQVWAEISGWQDRRFDNDPTTRPVERFPERNTLSDARPGGWSLLHERWPDLASRELIMRNSLSGAERSQYAAHAPRGRRQWLLGRIAVKDAVRHWLWDHGEGPVFPAEIRVHNDAWGRPYVTGLHGRILPPLDVSLAHRAEAAVAMVRPHRPGPGPGIDIEEVVERDPAALAAALGDGELRLLHELAGADGESEAVWFTRFWAAKEAVAKAEGTGFGGRPRDFEVFEAAAGRLVVSGRLERAYTVHCERTGNPARLPERDYVVAWTAGPIHEEECDR
- a CDS encoding SDR family oxidoreductase; this translates as MTSAVRAEDLIIGITPFREPDARLAASVSRAGGLGVLDLGDGDRAAREALARLRQWAPGRFGVRIAPHCRTDPSELAGGGGRRTASGPHTVVLGADSPWHIGDVTAEYRVLVEVTDLEQALAAVRSGAHGLIARGSESGGRVGELSTFVLLQQLLAAPGVDLPVWACGGIGPRTAAAAVAGGAAGVVLDSQLALLAESGLPEAAAAALRSMDGSETTVVAGHRVLRRRGPDAPEVTSDDPAQVSAALGAQDPCTQLLPVGQDGFLAARFAERWGDTSGTVRALTCAVREAVRDDGPAAALRPGSPMSRALGTELPVAQGPMTRVSDQARFAAAVAGEGALPFVALALASGEQARTVLTETRAAVAGRPWGVGVLGFVPEDVRAAQLEAVRELRPTHAIIAGGRPAQAEALERAGISTFLHVPSPGLLRQFLEAGARRFVFEGAECGGHVGPRGSFPLWEAQLAVLDDFLGAEEGTAEAVEVFFAGGVHDERSAAMVAALAAPLTARGARVGVLMGTAYLFTEEAVTCGAVQPLFQEQVVGARRTTLLKTAPGHATRCVPSPFSDGYQKFEAGLRARGVPERRIWEELERLNVGRLRIASKGVERDAAGALIAVGTERQLAEGMFMAGEVAVLRSATTTIGALHRSVTDGAVDFLAARASTARERLGRDRSVTPDAPAPLDIAVVGMACMFPQAPDLAAFWANVLAGHDAVGEVPPERWDPTVHYSPGTDGATASKWGGFLPRIPFDPLRYGIPPASLGSIEPVQLLSLEAARRALEDAGYGDGGREFDRARTSVVFGAEAGSDLSNAATLRAVLPSYYGKVPDGLDEQLPRLTEDSFPGMLSNVISGRIANRLDLGGANYTVDAACASSLAAVDVACKELVGGTSDVVLCGGADLHNGINDYTLFSSVHALSPSGRCRAFDSSADGIALGEGVACVVLKRLADAERDGDRIYGVIKGVGSSSDGRSRGLTAPRPEGQRTALQRAYRNAGVSPAEVGLVEAHGTGTVVGDRTELTVLSEVFTEAGARTGGCALGSVKSQIGHTKCAAGLAGLIKTVLSLHTGVRPPTLHVERPNPAWREEDSPFVFHTEARPWAAPAGERLAGVSAFGFGGTNFHVVLGGYGDAVPPVHGLDAWPAELFTFRGKDMAAAHRAVEEILEVAETDGRPWRLRDLALSASRRSDAGRAPVQVAVVATAVEGPGGLVAQLRRALAGEHDPAAGIHLAGGRDLAGGRDTDARASGGAGPEVAGAGPEVAGAGMPGPAPVPRPAASAASPSPACGGRETVAGRADAGDETAAAGGKVAFLFPGQGSQRPGMLADVFIAFPELQRYLHLGRDHAGALYPPTAFDDAARGRHQAALTDTRVAQPALGVAGLAAHALLTAVGVRPDMAAGHSYGELVALCAAGAIEPEALLQLSAERAAAILAATGGDDPGTMAAVAASPEDVERALRESGAPASVVVANHNAPRQTVVSGPTEDVAAAVRLLRRAGLGAKRIPVACAFHSPLVADAGKRFAQALAQQAVGVPEFPVWSNRAAAPYGDDAGAVRAELAAQIGAQVRFVAQIEAMYAAGARIFVEAGPGCVLTRLVSQILGDRPHRTVACEPRPGSGLRGWLDALAQLAVAGLPVRTGRLFQGRDAVDAARTPAPTRPGWTVDGQLVRTAAGDLLPGALAPARRVVETTVTTNPPQGVPGPADPEALIADFLRTSREMVAAQRDVMLTYFGAARGQWQAPAVPTPAAVGAVRPALPGLARDQPAPAAGSPALQQPVLHPEPAPAPAPVTEADVLRTVLEIISERTGYPVDMIEPGLDLEADLSIDSIKRAEIAGELAKRLGADGGADVTGLDDAELEDLTKARTAAAVAGWLAARLTGPAAGGVSGRSEPPLEPEPPAPGGPQEPQGFPAVTGEAPKRFQLRPVLLEQQDASGPADSSSALAGRRFVVVGGSHCRDVCEEVLARLTVHGAQAEHLASDDRLTEDDGPVDGILYLDSLTPTGPPVLPAAFPAFQAALRHAPRLLLAVRPVDALRSAGLHGLFRTVAREYPETLARVVDLDDTSPTAVADALVAELLLPGADAPVVLRTAAGRHGLELVETPLGVLATNGAGPAGDGAAEAAALGLDRDSVVLLVGGARGITAKFAAALASASRCRIELLGRTPAPSGREDPRTAAARTPAELRAALAAQKDMSASEINRAAGLVLAQREITATLEELAALGSPARYHSVDFREPGAALQAVKETYAEHGRLDGVVYAAGVIEDRLIAEKTAESFQRVYATKTSGAETLLTALEQLPNGPAFTVLFGSVSAVLGNRGQADYAAANDALQCLAAAWSARTGRRTLTVHWGPWAPTGGHAGMVTPELGREYARRGIRLIDPEEGTAALLRELAYGDESTAVVYTASGW
- a CDS encoding winged helix-turn-helix domain-containing protein; amino-acid sequence: MLEIPLTFADLTRVRTALLGPLAETVLSLDALQRGDAAVVFDAWRARTRPRMPADASALARGIVGARGGLLDLVSPAGATVDLAEGIDRTLGSTRLRDELALYPAGFRARMPYWIAGAAQGQATAVRHFAAALRAAHRITVAPYWDRIHACLTAERVAVTELMAAEGIGGMLASLHPLIHWRAPVLTVEYARWLSGRRLELRGRDLILAPSFFARRILVFTAPGGQEVILIYPMARDFLATADVFGAPARRGHTLEALLGRTRASVLRAADGVGTGDLARRLGISAAGASQHTTVLRQAGLITSRRLGQTVRHTLTPLGRALLDQQHPST